A genomic region of Janthinobacterium lividum contains the following coding sequences:
- a CDS encoding DUF1854 domain-containing protein gives MASTTFTLSRDTFGKLVMTDADGQVFEGVAPVRAFPIQSPDEGISLVLGNGKEVAWIDRIDALPEPARSLLQEELEGREFMPEIARVKSVSSFATPCTWHVDTDRGETQFVLKGEEDIRRIGATSLLIADNHGIHFLIRDMFNIDKTTRKILDRFL, from the coding sequence ATGGCCAGTACAACTTTTACATTAAGCCGTGACACCTTCGGCAAGCTGGTGATGACGGACGCGGACGGCCAGGTCTTTGAGGGCGTGGCGCCCGTGCGCGCCTTCCCCATCCAGTCGCCCGACGAAGGCATTTCGCTGGTGCTGGGCAATGGCAAGGAAGTGGCGTGGATCGACCGCATCGACGCCTTGCCGGAGCCGGCGCGCAGCCTGCTGCAGGAAGAGCTGGAAGGGCGCGAATTCATGCCCGAGATCGCGCGCGTGAAAAGCGTCAGCAGCTTCGCCACGCCATGCACCTGGCATGTCGATACGGACCGGGGCGAGACGCAGTTCGTGCTGAAAGGCGAGGAAGACATCCGCCGTATCGGCGCCACGTCGCTGCTGATCGCCGATAACCACGGCATCCACTTCTTGATCCGCGACATGTTCAATATCGACAAGACGACGCGGAAGATACTCGACCGCTTCCTGTAG
- a CDS encoding ABC transporter ATP-binding protein, whose product MTTELSVPATTIPLTSLPEHWLAEVESNLSPGENVLSSVEVDLDARLRFTKGIIVVTEKRLLARSPGDTVWKSWSFRPGLRLTHHDHAGVGHLELFDDHGRLASWRFTLGQNLHAIRVLEQFVERLDSHLTGQPVLEAEQEVCPSCKAPLEPEQEECPICAKVLHTPPSTWTLFRLWRFAHPYRGQLALGFMLMLLSTAAHMIPPYLTAPLMDNVLIPYQNGKHIDPWLVVYYMSGLLGSALLAWLLGWGKTYVLALVSERMGADLRSATYEHLMKLSLEFFGGKRTGDLMARIGSGSDRICVFLSLHLLDFASDVLMIIMTGVILWSMNPWLAIMTLAPLPFIAWMIHLVRDRLRTGFEKIDRVWSEVTNVLADTIPGIRVVKAFAQEKREAARFRDANAHNLAVNDKLNKVWSLFSPTVSFLTEMGLLVIWCFGIWQLSRGEITVGVLTAFIAYSTRFYGRLDSMSRIVSVTQKSASAAKRIFDILDHVSSVPEPAQPVKLDKIEGRIDLREVGFRYGNRAVNRGITLNIKAGEMIGLVGHSGSGKSTLVNLICRFYDVSEGAILLDGVDIRSFAVSDYRRNIGLVLQEPFLFFGTIAENIAYGKPHATRQEIIAAARAAHAHEFILRLPQGYDSMVGERGQGLSGGERQRISIARALLIDPRILIMDEATSSVDSETEKEIQKALDNLVQGRTTIAIAHRLSTLHRADRLVVLDRGQVVEVGSHDELMAKEGAYFRLYEAQARNNELALDDKE is encoded by the coding sequence ATGACAACTGAACTGAGTGTTCCTGCAACAACTATTCCCCTCACTTCGCTGCCGGAACACTGGCTGGCGGAAGTGGAAAGCAACCTTTCTCCAGGGGAGAACGTTTTAAGTAGCGTTGAGGTTGACCTCGATGCGCGATTACGTTTCACAAAAGGCATAATTGTTGTCACAGAGAAGCGTTTACTGGCCCGTTCCCCGGGTGATACCGTCTGGAAAAGCTGGTCTTTCCGCCCCGGACTGCGCCTGACGCACCATGACCACGCCGGTGTCGGCCACCTGGAACTGTTCGACGACCACGGTCGCCTGGCGTCGTGGCGCTTCACTTTGGGCCAGAACCTGCATGCGATCCGCGTGCTGGAACAGTTCGTCGAGCGCCTCGACAGCCACCTGACGGGCCAGCCCGTGCTGGAAGCGGAGCAGGAAGTGTGCCCCAGCTGCAAGGCGCCCTTGGAACCGGAGCAGGAAGAATGCCCGATCTGCGCCAAGGTACTGCACACGCCGCCATCGACCTGGACCCTGTTCCGCCTGTGGCGCTTCGCCCATCCCTACCGCGGCCAGCTGGCCCTGGGCTTCATGCTGATGCTGCTGAGTACGGCCGCGCACATGATTCCGCCCTACCTGACGGCGCCGCTGATGGACAATGTGCTGATCCCGTATCAGAACGGCAAGCATATCGACCCCTGGCTGGTGGTGTACTACATGAGCGGCTTGCTCGGTTCGGCCCTGCTGGCCTGGCTGCTGGGCTGGGGCAAGACCTATGTGCTGGCCCTGGTGTCCGAACGCATGGGCGCCGACTTGCGCTCGGCCACCTATGAACACCTGATGAAGCTGTCGCTGGAATTTTTCGGCGGCAAGCGCACGGGCGACCTGATGGCGCGCATCGGCAGCGGCAGCGACCGCATCTGCGTCTTCCTCTCGCTGCATTTGCTCGATTTCGCATCCGACGTGCTGATGATCATCATGACGGGCGTGATCCTGTGGTCGATGAATCCGTGGCTGGCCATCATGACCCTGGCGCCGTTGCCGTTCATCGCCTGGATGATCCACCTGGTGCGCGACCGTTTGCGCACGGGCTTTGAAAAGATCGACCGCGTGTGGAGCGAAGTGACCAACGTGCTGGCCGATACCATCCCCGGCATCCGCGTCGTGAAGGCGTTTGCGCAGGAAAAACGCGAAGCGGCCCGCTTCCGCGACGCCAACGCGCACAACCTTGCCGTCAACGACAAGCTGAACAAGGTTTGGTCGCTGTTCTCGCCTACCGTTTCCTTCCTGACGGAGATGGGCTTGCTGGTCATCTGGTGCTTCGGCATCTGGCAGCTGTCGCGCGGCGAAATCACCGTCGGCGTGCTGACCGCCTTCATCGCCTACAGCACGCGTTTCTATGGCCGACTCGATTCCATGAGCCGCATCGTCTCCGTGACGCAGAAATCGGCATCGGCCGCCAAGCGCATCTTCGACATCCTCGACCATGTGTCGAGCGTGCCGGAACCGGCGCAGCCCGTCAAACTGGACAAGATCGAAGGACGCATCGATTTGCGCGAAGTCGGTTTCCGTTATGGCAACCGGGCCGTCAACCGCGGCATCACCCTGAACATCAAGGCGGGAGAGATGATCGGCCTGGTGGGCCACAGCGGTTCGGGCAAGAGCACGCTGGTTAATCTGATTTGCCGCTTCTATGACGTGTCGGAAGGCGCGATCCTGCTCGATGGCGTCGACATCCGCTCGTTCGCCGTGTCCGACTACCGCCGCAACATCGGCCTGGTGCTGCAGGAGCCGTTCCTGTTCTTCGGCACCATCGCGGAAAATATCGCCTACGGCAAGCCGCATGCGACGCGCCAGGAGATCATCGCCGCCGCGCGCGCCGCGCATGCGCACGAATTCATCCTGCGCCTGCCGCAAGGCTACGATTCGATGGTGGGCGAGCGTGGCCAGGGCTTGTCCGGCGGCGAACGCCAGCGCATCTCGATTGCCCGCGCCCTGCTGATCGACCCGCGCATCCTGATCATGGATGAAGCAACATCGTCGGTCGACTCGGAAACGGAAAAAGAGATCCAGAAGGCGCTGGACAACCTGGTGCAGGGCCGCACGACGATCGCCATCGCTCATAGGCTGTCGACCTTGCACCGGGCCGACCGCCTGGTGGTGCTGGACCGCGGCCAGGTCGTCGAAGTGGGCAGCCACGATGAACTGATGGCGAAAGAGGGCGCCTATTTCCGCCTCTACGAAGCACAGGCGCGCAACAACGAACTCGCCCTGGATGACAAGGAATAA
- the cphA gene encoding cyanophycin synthetase, whose product MIKKKNIEFARVTHLRGPNIWTYRPVIEAWVDIGELEDYPSNTLPGLYERLVAWLPGMIEHRCGVGERGGFFERLREGTWSAHILEHVVLELQNLAGMRTGFGQTRSTSQRGVYKMAFRTREEHVGRAALAAARELLMAAINDETYDLEAALTPLRDMVDARCLGPSTASIVDAATERGIPSLRLNDGNLVQLGHGAAQRRIWTAETDRTSAIAEGIASDKDLTKFLLKSCGVRVPEGSLVRSAEAAWEEAQDIGVPVVVKPYDGNHGRGVSLNLMTEADVKAAYELAARKGDSSAVLVESFITGDEHRLLVVGNKLIAAAKGESLWVDGDGVSTVLELVNTQINTDPRRGEGEDFPLGTVKPHESGEIVLELQRQGMTALSVPQAGQKVLIQPNGNVAIDVTDDVHPSVVHAALLAARVVGLDIAGIDLVTTDITRPLEEQRGAIIEVNASPGLLAHIKPGVGQPRPVGAAIVDHLFAPEETGRIPLIGVTGTRGASLIVRMLCKLLNLSGLHTGAVCSEGMYLDQRRVVSSDCVNWDAGQRLLLNRTVQTALFESNPRMILAEGLAYDKCQIGVVTDMGSLDSVKDFDVLDEAGLYKAVRSQVDVVVPTGVAVLNAANAHVLELAELCDGTVTLYAQDGSLAAIAAQLAAGQRAVFVRGNHIVLAEGGIETVLLCLDLLKPATAGNVDSVLAVAAAAWALNLPVDLICAGLRTFDAAPGCIGN is encoded by the coding sequence ATGATCAAGAAGAAGAACATCGAATTTGCCCGCGTCACCCACTTGCGCGGCCCCAACATCTGGACGTACCGCCCGGTGATTGAAGCCTGGGTCGACATCGGCGAACTGGAAGACTATCCATCCAATACCCTGCCCGGCCTGTACGAGCGCCTGGTGGCGTGGCTGCCCGGCATGATCGAGCACCGCTGCGGCGTGGGCGAACGGGGCGGCTTTTTCGAGCGCCTGCGCGAAGGCACGTGGTCGGCCCACATCCTCGAGCACGTGGTGCTGGAACTGCAAAACCTGGCAGGCATGCGCACGGGCTTCGGCCAGACGCGCTCGACCAGCCAGCGCGGCGTCTACAAGATGGCCTTCCGCACGCGCGAAGAGCACGTGGGCCGCGCCGCCCTGGCCGCCGCGCGCGAACTGCTGATGGCCGCCATCAACGATGAAACCTACGACCTGGAAGCGGCCCTGACGCCCCTGCGCGACATGGTCGACGCGCGCTGCCTGGGCCCGAGCACGGCCAGCATCGTCGATGCGGCCACCGAACGCGGCATCCCTTCGCTGCGCCTGAACGACGGCAACCTGGTGCAACTGGGTCACGGCGCCGCACAGCGCCGCATCTGGACGGCCGAAACGGACCGCACCAGCGCGATCGCCGAAGGCATCGCCAGCGACAAGGATCTCACCAAATTCCTGCTCAAATCGTGCGGCGTGCGCGTCCCCGAAGGCAGCCTGGTACGCAGCGCCGAAGCGGCCTGGGAAGAAGCGCAGGACATCGGCGTGCCCGTCGTCGTCAAACCCTATGACGGCAACCATGGCCGCGGCGTATCGCTGAACCTGATGACGGAAGCGGACGTGAAGGCAGCCTATGAACTGGCCGCGCGCAAGGGCGACAGCTCGGCCGTGCTGGTGGAAAGCTTCATCACGGGCGACGAACACCGTCTGCTCGTGGTCGGCAACAAGCTGATCGCGGCCGCCAAGGGCGAATCCCTGTGGGTTGACGGCGACGGCGTCTCCACCGTGCTGGAACTGGTCAACACGCAGATCAATACCGATCCGCGCCGCGGCGAAGGCGAAGATTTCCCGCTGGGTACCGTCAAGCCGCATGAATCGGGCGAAATCGTGCTGGAACTGCAGCGCCAGGGCATGACCGCCCTGTCCGTGCCGCAGGCGGGCCAGAAAGTGCTGATCCAGCCGAACGGCAACGTGGCCATCGACGTCACGGACGATGTGCATCCGTCCGTCGTGCATGCGGCCCTGCTGGCCGCGCGCGTGGTTGGCCTGGATATCGCCGGCATCGACCTGGTCACCACCGACATCACGCGTCCGCTGGAAGAGCAGCGCGGCGCCATCATCGAAGTCAATGCCAGCCCTGGCCTGCTGGCGCACATCAAGCCGGGCGTGGGCCAGCCCCGCCCTGTCGGCGCGGCCATCGTCGACCACCTGTTCGCGCCCGAGGAAACGGGCCGCATTCCGCTGATCGGCGTGACGGGCACGCGCGGCGCCAGCCTGATCGTGCGCATGCTGTGCAAGCTGCTCAACCTGTCGGGCCTGCACACGGGCGCCGTCTGCAGCGAAGGCATGTATCTGGACCAGCGCAGAGTCGTCAGCAGCGATTGCGTGAACTGGGACGCAGGCCAGCGCCTGCTGCTCAACCGCACCGTGCAGACGGCCCTGTTCGAGAGCAATCCGCGCATGATCCTGGCCGAAGGCCTGGCTTACGACAAGTGCCAGATCGGCGTCGTCACGGACATGGGCAGCCTCGATAGCGTCAAGGATTTCGACGTGCTGGACGAAGCGGGCCTGTACAAGGCCGTGCGCAGCCAGGTCGACGTGGTGGTGCCAACGGGCGTGGCCGTGCTCAATGCCGCCAACGCGCACGTGCTGGAACTGGCCGAGCTGTGCGACGGCACGGTGACCCTGTATGCGCAGGATGGCAGCCTGGCCGCCATCGCGGCGCAACTGGCCGCCGGCCAGCGCGCCGTATTCGTGCGCGGCAACCACATCGTGCTGGCCGAAGGCGGCATCGAAACGGTCTTGCTGTGTCTGGACCTGCTGAAACCGGCCACGGCCGGCAATGTCGACAGCGTGCTGGCCGTCGCGGCGGCCGCCTGGGCCCTGAACCTGCCCGTCGATCTGATTTGCGCCGGACTGCGCACCTTCGACGCGGCCCCCGGCTGCATCGGCAACTGA
- the cphA gene encoding cyanophycin synthetase: MEVSRVRALRGPNLWSHDTAVEAIVSCTTQELDIAQLPGFEARLRARFPQLSPLQPLGNYNAAPMAQVLELAALGLQAQAGCPVTFSRTTPTLETGIFQVVVEYSEEAVGRLALELAQQLCQAALDDAPFDLAGALHQLQELDEDVRLGPSTGAIVNAAVARNIPFRRLTEGSLVTFGWGSKQRKIQAAEMDGTSAIAEAIAQDKELTKKLLDSAGVPVPHGRVAVDADDAWAAACEIGLPVVVKPKDGNQGKGVTVNVTTREQLTAGFLAAQEFRDDILVERYLPGHDFRLLVIGNKMVAAARRDPPQVVGDGQHTVRELVDQVNLDPRRGSGHATSLTKIRFDDIALASLAKQGYVAESVPPVGQRVILRNNANLSTGGSATDVTVDVHPEVAARAVAAAHMVGLDICGVDVVSESILKPLEEQNAGIVEVNAAPGLRMHLAPSFGKPRPVGEAIIAAMFAEGDDGRIPVVAVTGTNGKTTTVRLIAHLLTASGLRTGMTNTDGVYIEGRQIDSGDCSGPRSARNVLLHPDVDAAVFETARGGMLREGLAFDRCQVAVVTNIGAGDHLGLNYITTVEDLAVLKRVIVQNVADSGVAVLNATDPAVARMAKNCSGTVTFFAADKTHPVMATHRAQGNRVVYVEDGKLVAAQGKERHEIALSQVPITRNGAIGFQVDNVMASLAAAWAVGLDWKTIALGLKTFANEADNAPGRFNVFDYRGATLIADYGHNPDAILALVQAVESMPAKRRSVVISGAGDRRDEDIRQQTEILGAAFDDVLLYQDQCQRGRADGEVVALLRQGLNGAKRTSHIDEINGEFVAIDKALARLNEGDLCLILIDQVEEALAHIAKRVAEA; the protein is encoded by the coding sequence ATGGAAGTATCTCGCGTACGGGCCTTGCGGGGCCCTAACCTCTGGAGCCACGACACCGCCGTGGAAGCCATTGTTTCCTGCACCACGCAGGAACTCGACATCGCCCAGCTGCCCGGCTTCGAAGCCCGCCTGCGCGCGCGCTTTCCGCAACTGAGCCCGCTGCAACCGCTGGGCAATTACAACGCCGCGCCGATGGCGCAGGTGCTGGAACTGGCGGCGCTGGGCCTGCAGGCGCAAGCCGGCTGCCCCGTCACCTTCAGCCGCACCACGCCGACCCTGGAAACGGGCATCTTCCAGGTCGTCGTCGAATACTCGGAAGAAGCCGTCGGCCGCCTGGCGCTGGAACTGGCGCAGCAGCTGTGCCAGGCCGCGCTCGACGATGCGCCGTTCGACCTGGCCGGCGCGCTGCACCAGTTGCAGGAACTCGATGAAGACGTGCGCCTGGGCCCATCGACGGGCGCCATCGTCAACGCCGCCGTGGCCCGCAACATCCCGTTCCGCCGCCTGACCGAAGGCAGCCTGGTAACGTTCGGCTGGGGCAGCAAGCAGCGCAAGATCCAGGCCGCCGAAATGGACGGCACCAGCGCGATTGCCGAAGCCATCGCGCAGGACAAGGAACTGACCAAGAAGCTGCTGGACTCGGCCGGCGTGCCGGTGCCGCACGGGCGTGTCGCCGTCGACGCGGACGATGCCTGGGCCGCCGCCTGCGAGATCGGCCTGCCTGTCGTCGTCAAGCCGAAGGACGGCAACCAGGGCAAGGGCGTGACCGTCAATGTCACCACGCGCGAACAACTGACGGCCGGCTTCCTCGCGGCGCAGGAATTCCGCGACGATATCCTCGTCGAACGCTATCTGCCGGGCCACGATTTCCGTTTGCTCGTCATCGGCAACAAGATGGTGGCAGCCGCCCGCCGCGACCCGCCGCAAGTGGTGGGCGACGGCCAGCACACGGTGCGCGAACTGGTCGACCAGGTCAACCTGGATCCGCGCCGCGGCAGCGGCCACGCCACCTCGCTGACGAAAATCCGCTTCGACGACATCGCCCTGGCCAGCCTGGCCAAGCAGGGCTATGTGGCCGAATCCGTGCCGCCCGTGGGCCAGCGCGTGATCTTGCGCAATAACGCCAACCTGTCGACGGGCGGCTCGGCCACCGACGTCACCGTCGACGTGCATCCGGAAGTGGCGGCGCGCGCCGTCGCGGCCGCGCACATGGTGGGCCTGGACATCTGCGGCGTGGACGTCGTCTCCGAAAGCATCTTGAAACCGCTGGAAGAGCAGAACGCCGGCATCGTGGAAGTGAACGCCGCACCGGGCCTGCGCATGCACCTGGCGCCGTCGTTCGGCAAGCCGCGTCCCGTGGGTGAAGCCATCATCGCCGCCATGTTCGCCGAGGGCGACGATGGCCGCATTCCCGTCGTCGCCGTCACCGGCACCAACGGCAAGACCACCACCGTGCGCCTGATCGCCCACCTGCTGACGGCTTCCGGCCTGCGCACGGGCATGACCAACACGGATGGCGTGTATATCGAAGGGCGCCAGATCGACAGCGGCGACTGCAGCGGCCCGCGCAGCGCGCGCAACGTGCTGCTGCACCCGGACGTGGACGCGGCCGTGTTCGAAACGGCGCGCGGCGGCATGCTGCGCGAAGGCCTGGCCTTCGACCGCTGCCAGGTCGCCGTGGTGACCAACATCGGCGCCGGCGACCACCTGGGCCTGAACTACATCACCACCGTGGAAGACCTGGCGGTCCTGAAGCGCGTGATCGTGCAGAACGTGGCCGACAGCGGCGTGGCAGTCTTGAACGCCACCGACCCCGCCGTGGCGCGCATGGCCAAGAATTGCAGCGGCACGGTGACCTTCTTCGCCGCCGACAAGACGCATCCCGTGATGGCCACGCACCGCGCACAGGGCAACCGCGTGGTGTACGTGGAAGACGGCAAGCTGGTCGCGGCGCAGGGCAAGGAACGCCACGAAATCGCCCTGTCGCAGGTGCCGATCACGCGCAACGGCGCCATCGGCTTCCAGGTCGACAACGTCATGGCGTCGCTGGCCGCCGCCTGGGCCGTGGGCCTGGACTGGAAAACCATCGCGCTGGGCCTGAAAACCTTTGCCAATGAAGCCGACAATGCGCCGGGCCGCTTCAACGTCTTCGATTATCGTGGAGCCACGCTGATCGCCGACTACGGCCACAATCCGGACGCCATCCTGGCGCTGGTGCAAGCCGTGGAAAGCATGCCGGCCAAGCGCCGCTCGGTGGTCATCAGCGGCGCCGGCGACCGCCGCGACGAAGACATCCGCCAGCAGACGGAAATCCTCGGCGCCGCCTTCGACGATGTGCTGCTGTACCAGGATCAATGCCAGCGCGGCCGCGCCGACGGCGAAGTCGTGGCGCTGCTGCGCCAGGGTTTGAACGGCGCCAAGCGCACCAGCCATATCGATGAAATCAACGGCGAATTCGTCGCCATCGACAAGGCCCTGGCGCGCTTGAACGAAGGCGATCTGTGCCTGATCCTGATCGACCAGGTGGAAGAAGCGCTGGCGCACATCGCCAAGCGCGTCGCCGAAGCATAA
- a CDS encoding EAL domain-containing protein, with protein sequence MVGRISRMIGKLTVGRKLALIYLLDLSAVIFISGILINEKYIAIDFSRKEMAGNDYIAAIRDALLPLARAQADAAGSAAAIELAERQFGSDMRSAELSREFSALLRQSSSTPVAPDDGIAPSPAFVAGRALLTRVGNQSNLILDPDLDSYYTMSLVILRFPELLEVINSTRALALQLATAEGAQRQRLQTQFLILEGRMDATMGGIGSDYTEAFAASTPLLRQHLDGSRAALQQAVAQFRASTQALAGAPVRAAGSAALLRHDAAASAALLHAWREAEGELHRLIQLRVDGFFTRMWLHLGTAVLLLVMILGLVFFVARQIALPIRRLARVAQEVRETGDHSLRAIWDSEDETGRLVSAFNTMLQQLDFQRMAQQELVASASAADAQRQLVDAIPIPLMVTSIPHHQVLHANQAAHAWQGGLELDPWVGGMSPQARSRFFQRLSDLGAVDEFEVCWSGSGTPTWALISARLIDYQGQRAVLSTFTPINKMKLMESRLELWAKVFEASAESLIVMDAGMRIITVNQAFRRHSLYDMVELIGKRPAFLLAPDNSPEQLDSLRRTLARRGYWQGEIRVQRKSLESYPAWLVMNAVRDLDGVTTHFIASSLDISERKASERQIEHMAHHDALTGLANRHVSNLRLAAAIAQARRSGEKVGVLFVDLDRFKHVNDALGHHVGDALLQSVSKRLLQLVREGDTVSRLGGDEFVVILNGIGDAASIAALIDTRLIPAMRQPHQVEGNELYVSCSVGVAIYPDHGGDMDTLMRHADAAMYQAKSGGRDHARMFTPQMQEQQLQQLHLESDLRHAIERQELVLYYQPRIDAKSSRLNGVESLIRWQHPQHGLIAPDSFIPAAEESGLIVSIGAWVIREACRQQVAWREAGAGDIAVSINLSAIQLKSGGLVATLREVLREFPVTPGQIEFELTESILMDNVDDTIATLHAIKALGFALSIDDFGTGYSSLNYLCRFPLDKLKIDMSFVQDIHGSPQNLAVTKTIIGLGHTLGLTVTAEGVESAADADVLRHAGCDELQGYYFARPMPQAHFMAWLAQTTAPCAA encoded by the coding sequence ATGGTGGGCAGAATCTCGCGCATGATCGGGAAATTGACGGTGGGGCGCAAACTGGCGCTGATCTATTTGCTCGACCTGTCCGCCGTCATCTTCATTTCCGGCATCCTCATCAACGAAAAATACATCGCCATCGATTTCTCGCGCAAGGAGATGGCGGGCAACGACTACATCGCCGCGATCCGCGATGCGCTGCTGCCCCTGGCACGCGCGCAAGCCGATGCAGCCGGATCGGCAGCTGCCATCGAACTGGCCGAGCGCCAGTTCGGCAGCGATATGCGCAGCGCGGAATTGAGCAGGGAATTTTCCGCCCTGCTGCGCCAGTCCAGCAGTACGCCCGTTGCGCCGGACGACGGCATCGCGCCCTCGCCCGCCTTCGTTGCCGGACGCGCACTGCTCACGCGCGTGGGCAACCAGTCGAACCTGATCCTCGACCCGGACCTGGACAGCTACTACACCATGTCGCTGGTGATCCTGCGCTTTCCGGAACTGCTGGAAGTGATCAACAGCACGCGCGCCTTGGCCCTGCAATTGGCGACGGCCGAAGGCGCGCAGCGCCAGCGCCTGCAAACCCAGTTCCTGATCCTGGAAGGGCGCATGGACGCCACCATGGGCGGCATCGGCAGCGACTACACGGAGGCGTTCGCGGCCAGTACCCCGCTGCTGCGCCAGCACCTGGACGGCTCGCGCGCGGCCCTGCAGCAAGCCGTGGCGCAGTTTCGCGCCAGCACCCAGGCGCTGGCCGGCGCGCCTGTCCGTGCCGCTGGCAGCGCCGCGCTGCTGCGCCACGATGCAGCCGCCTCTGCGGCCCTGCTGCATGCCTGGCGCGAAGCGGAAGGCGAATTGCACCGCCTGATCCAGCTGCGCGTAGACGGCTTCTTTACGCGCATGTGGCTGCACCTGGGCACGGCCGTGCTGCTGCTGGTAATGATATTGGGCCTGGTGTTTTTCGTCGCGCGCCAGATCGCCCTGCCCATCCGCCGCCTGGCACGCGTGGCGCAGGAAGTGCGCGAAACGGGCGACCATAGCCTGCGCGCCATCTGGGACAGCGAAGACGAAACGGGGCGTCTGGTCAGCGCCTTCAATACCATGCTGCAGCAGCTCGACTTCCAGCGCATGGCGCAGCAGGAACTGGTGGCCAGCGCCAGCGCGGCCGATGCGCAGCGCCAGCTGGTCGACGCCATTCCCATCCCGCTGATGGTCACCTCGATCCCCCATCACCAGGTGCTGCACGCGAACCAGGCCGCGCACGCGTGGCAGGGCGGCCTGGAACTGGACCCGTGGGTGGGCGGCATGAGTCCGCAAGCCCGTTCGCGCTTCTTCCAGCGCTTGAGCGACCTGGGCGCCGTCGATGAATTCGAAGTGTGCTGGAGCGGCAGCGGCACGCCAACGTGGGCCCTGATTTCCGCGCGCCTGATCGACTACCAGGGCCAGCGCGCCGTACTGTCGACCTTCACGCCGATCAACAAGATGAAGCTGATGGAGTCGCGCCTGGAACTGTGGGCCAAGGTCTTCGAGGCGTCCGCCGAAAGCCTGATCGTGATGGACGCCGGCATGCGCATCATCACCGTCAACCAGGCCTTCCGCCGCCATTCGCTGTACGACATGGTGGAGCTGATCGGCAAGCGCCCGGCCTTTTTGCTCGCACCCGACAACAGTCCCGAGCAGCTCGACAGCCTGCGCCGGACCCTGGCGCGGCGCGGCTACTGGCAGGGCGAGATCCGGGTGCAGCGCAAGTCGCTGGAAAGCTATCCCGCCTGGCTGGTGATGAACGCCGTGCGCGACCTCGATGGCGTCACCACGCATTTCATCGCCAGTTCGCTCGACATCAGCGAACGCAAGGCCAGCGAGCGGCAGATCGAGCACATGGCCCACCACGACGCGCTGACGGGACTGGCGAACCGCCACGTGTCGAACCTGCGCCTGGCGGCAGCCATCGCGCAGGCGCGCCGCAGCGGCGAAAAGGTGGGCGTGCTGTTCGTCGACCTGGACCGCTTCAAGCACGTCAACGACGCGCTGGGCCACCACGTGGGCGACGCGCTGCTGCAATCGGTCTCAAAGCGCCTGCTGCAGCTGGTACGCGAAGGCGATACCGTCAGCCGCCTGGGCGGCGATGAATTCGTCGTCATCCTCAATGGCATCGGCGACGCCGCATCCATCGCCGCCCTGATTGACACGCGGCTGATACCGGCCATGCGCCAGCCGCACCAGGTGGAAGGCAACGAGCTGTATGTCTCGTGCAGCGTGGGCGTGGCCATCTATCCGGACCACGGCGGCGACATGGATACCCTGATGCGCCACGCCGATGCGGCCATGTACCAGGCCAAGAGCGGCGGACGCGATCACGCGCGCATGTTCACGCCGCAGATGCAGGAGCAGCAGTTGCAGCAGTTGCACCTGGAAAGCGATCTGCGTCACGCCATCGAACGGCAGGAACTGGTGCTGTACTACCAGCCGCGCATCGATGCGAAAAGCAGCCGCCTGAATGGCGTGGAAAGCCTGATCCGCTGGCAGCATCCGCAGCACGGCCTGATCGCGCCCGACAGCTTCATCCCCGCCGCCGAGGAATCGGGCCTGATCGTCTCCATCGGCGCGTGGGTCATCCGCGAGGCGTGCCGCCAGCAAGTAGCCTGGCGCGAGGCGGGCGCGGGCGACATCGCCGTGTCGATCAACCTGTCGGCCATCCAGCTGAAAAGCGGCGGCCTGGTGGCCACCTTGCGCGAAGTGCTGCGCGAATTTCCCGTCACGCCGGGACAGATCGAATTCGAGCTGACCGAGTCCATCCTGATGGACAACGTGGACGACACCATCGCCACCCTGCACGCCATCAAGGCACTGGGGTTTGCGCTGTCGATCGACGATTTCGGCACCGGCTATTCAAGCCTGAACTATCTGTGCCGCTTCCCGCTCGACAAGCTGAAAATCGACATGAGCTTCGTGCAGGATATCCACGGTTCGCCGCAGAATCTGGCGGTGACGAAAACCATCATCGGCCTTGGCCATACCCTGGGTCTGACGGTCACCGCCGAAGGCGTGGAAAGCGCGGCCGATGCCGACGTGCTGCGTCATGCCGGCTGCGATGAATTGCAAGGGTATTACTTTGCCCGCCCCATGCCGCAGGCGCACTTCATGGCCTGGCTGGCGCAAACCACCGCGCCCTGCGCCGCCTGA